The following coding sequences lie in one Indicator indicator isolate 239-I01 chromosome 2, UM_Iind_1.1, whole genome shotgun sequence genomic window:
- the PDCD2 gene encoding programmed cell death protein 2 yields MAAGVELGFAVAAGPEGAWRLRSAYFPSKVGGRPAWLGEAGLPGPAALRCGRCQQPCAFLLQLYAPLLDRPDAFHRTLFVFACRGAGCYRLPGPRGPLCVFRNQLPRRNDTYPEEPPPEGPPPDPAAASAPPRRLRCGAALCRVCGCLGPRACGRCRRATYCGPEHQALDWRQGHRRTCGQSTNEGDTADAVLEHNDFLFPEYEILIEPEEPDSPVDSSVDPTDEQRAVDPFVPSKGPKEQEELRATSSAGEAFQSLDEETLEAMAKHETKDDKIFQMFKEIIAAEPEQIIRYCRGGEGPVWVSGGNIPEEKDIPNCLCGAKRIFEFQIMPQLLNHLKVDSLGESIDWGTLVVYTCADNCSEGNEYLEELIWKQDFSAGSV; encoded by the exons ATGGCGGCAGGCGTGGAGTTGGGCTTCGCGGTGGCCGCGGGGCCGGAGGGTGCCTGGCGGCTGCGCAGCGCATACTTCCCCAGCAAAGTCGGAGGGCGGCCGGCGTGGCTGGGCGAGGCCGGACTGCCGGGCCCTGCAGCCCTGCGCTGCGGCCGCTGTCAGCAGCCCTGCGCCTTTCTGCTCCAGCTGTACGCGCCGTTGCTAGACCGCCCCGACGCCTTCCACCGCACCCTCTTCGTGTTCGCCTGCCGCGGTGCCGGCTGCTACCGCTTGCCAGGCCCGCGGGGACCTCTGTGCG TGTTCCGGAATCAGCTGCCACGACGGAACGACACTTACCCCGAGGAGCCACCCCCGGAGGGGCCTCCGCCGGACCCTGCTGCCGCCTCCGCGCCCCCTCGCCGGCTCCGCTGCGGCGCCGCGCTCTGCCGCGTCTGCGGCTGCCTGGGACCCCGCGCTTGCGGGCGCTGCCGCCGCGCCACCTACTGCGGCCCCGAGCACCAGGCGCTAGACTGGCGGCAGGGGCACCGGCGGACTTGCGGGCAGTCAACCAACGAAG gTGACACAGCAGATGCAGTTCTAGAGCACAATGACTTCCTTTTCCCAGAATATGAAATTTTGATAGAACCTGAGGAACCAGACTCTCCTGTTGACAGCAGTGTAGATCCCACTGATGAACAAAGAGCTGTAGATCCCTTTGTTCCATCAAAGGGCCCAAAAGAGCAAGAGGAACTCAGAGCTACAAGTAGTGCAG GTGAAGCATTTCAGTCCTTAGATGAAGAGACATTGGAAGCAATGGCAAAACATGAGACTAAAGACGACAAGATCTTCCAGATGTTTAAAGAAATAATAGCTGCTGAACCAGAGCAG ATTATTAGatactgcagaggaggagaaggcccAGTCTGGGTCTCAGGTGGAAATattcctgaagaaaaagacatcCCAAATTGTTTATGTGGTGCCAAAAGGATTTTTGAATTCCAG atTATGCCACAACTGCTGAACCACCTTAAGGTTGACAGCCTTGGAGAGAGCATTGACTGGGGAACACTGGTGGTGTACACTTGTGCTGACAACTGCAGTGAGGGAAATGAGTACCTAGAAGAGCTCATATGGAAACAAGACTTCTCTGCAGGCTCTGTTTAA
- the GNPAT gene encoding dihydroxyacetone phosphate acyltransferase, whose translation MAPPIARSPLPLPLVPQRARLLNRSGARAWTPRGDAVVVRLPRRGRANERGAGRRGGARRTMATAARGPTAAPGRARRGAPMYSQKELTSKKRDEFEDILEERRLYSDLRYAMKCYTPVIYKGLSPCKPNALKSAVLQSEQVQYVIKQLAKETGESLDIIQEEATEILDEMGHSMQLGAVRFFAFTLSKIFKQLFQRVCVNEEGMQRLQHAIQEHPVVLLPSHRSYVDFLMLSYLLYTYDLALPVIAAGIDFLGMKIVGELLRRAGAFFMRRSFGGNRLYWAVFAEYVKTMLRSGYAPIEFFLEGTRSRTAKTLTPKFGLLSIVMEPFFKREVFDTYLVPISISYERILEESLYAYELLGVPKPKESTSGLLKARRILNDNFGTIHIYVGQPVSLRTLASGRINRCPYNLVPRHLPQKPSEDIQEFVSDVAYKMELLQIENMVLSPWVLVAAVLLQNLPAMDFEVLIEKTLWLKGLTQTFGGFIEWPDNLCAKKAVVSGLTLHSNIARLVDGHVVLNDKGVEDGAIGEVVFRRALAILMCATYRNQLLNVFVRPSLVAVALQMAHSFRKEEVYSCFSFLRDIFSEEFIFFPGISLKDFEEGCFLLTKCDAIQTSQQEVYPTDKGSIIVSFLSAMFRPFVEAYQLIFRYLSKEAKEAFTEKQFIPGVRNFVFQLLENGNTQCYEALSSDMQKNALAALVQVGAVKKKKMSNGFTYSVNQEAVNKVLGMFDTKIPVQKPLAARL comes from the exons ATGGCGCCGCCCATCGCGCggtcccccctccctctcccgcTCGTGCCGCAGCGCGCCAGGCTGCTGAACCGGAGCGGCGCGCGGGCATGGACGCCGCGGGGGGATGCCGTTGTCGTGAGGCTGCCGCGACGGGGTAGGGCGAACGAACGGGGAGCCGGGCGGCGCGGCGGAGCTCGCAGGACCATGGCGACAGCGGCGCGGGGGCCAACGGCGGCGCCCGGGCGGGCGCGGCGAGGGGCGCCCATGTACTCG CAGAAAGAGCTCACATCAAAGAAAAGAGATGAGTTTGAAGATATCTTGGAGGAAAGACGATTGTACAGTGACTTGAGATACGCAATGAAATGTTATACTCCTGTGATCTACAAGGGACTTTCACCTTGCAAGCCGAATGCTCTTAAAAGTGCTGTTCTCCAGTCAGAACAGGTTCAATATGTTATCAAGCAG ttAGCAAAAGAAACAGGAGAATCACTTGATATTATTCAAGAAGAAGCTACAGAGATCCTGGATGAGATGGGTCACAGCATGCAATTAGGAGCTGTCAGATTTTTTGCATTTACTCTGAGCAAAATATTCAAACAGCTTTTCCAGAGAGTTTGTGTGAATGAAGAAGGAATGCAGAGA ttgcaaCATGCCATTCAGGAGCATCCAGTTGTACTGCTGCCCAGTCACCGAAGCTACGTAGACTTTTTGATGCTGTCTTATTTGCTATATACGTATGACTTAGCTTTGCCTGTCATTGCTGCAGGAATAG ATTTCCTAGGAATGAAGATAGTTGGTGAGCTGCTGCGAAGGGCAGGTGCCTTTTTTATGAGACGTTCCTTCGGTGGGAACAGACTCTACTGGGCAGTGTTTGCTGAATATGTGAAAACTATGTTAAGG AGTGGCTATGCCCCAATTGAATTTTTTCTTGAAGGGACTAGAAGTCGCACTGCCAAGACTCTGACTCCAAAATTTG GTCTTCTCAGCATTGTGATGGAACCATTTTTTAAACGTGAAGTCTTTGACACATACCTTGTCCCCATCAGCATTAGCTATGAGAGGATATTAGAAGAATCTCTCTATGCATATGAACTCCTAGGAGTCCCAAAACCCAAAGAATCTACCTCT GGGTTGTTAAAAGCCAGAAGAATCCTCAATGACAATTTTGGCACCATACATATCTACGTTGGCCAGCCGGTATCGCTTAGAACCTTAGCATCTGGGAGAATCAATCGGTGCCCATACAATTTGGTTCCCAG GCATCTTCCCCAAAAGCCATCTGAGGATATCCAAGAATTTGTCAGTGATGTAGCTTATAAAATGGAGCTCCTGCAAATAGAAAACATGGTTTTGAGCCCGTGGGTGCTAgttgctgctgtcctgctccagAATTTGCCAGCCATGGATTTTGAAGTTCTAATAGAAAAGACCCTGTGGCTTAAAGGCCTAACACAGACTTTTGGAGGATTCATTGAATGGCCTG ATAACCTGTGTGCCAAAAAAGCAGTTGTGTCTGGCCTCACCCTGCATTCCAACATTGCTCGCCTTGTGGATGGCCACGTGGTCCTAAATGACAAAGGAGTGGAAGATGGAGCCATAGGGGAAGTAGTCTTTAGGCGTGCTCTGGCCATCCTCATGTGTGCCACGTACAGAAACCAGCTGCTGAATGTGTTTGTCCGCCCATCTCTGGTGGCAGTTGCCTTGCAGATGGCACACAGCTTCAGAAAAG aggaagtCTATAGCTGCTTCAGCTTCTTGCGGGATATTTTTTCTGAGgagttcattttctttcctggaatTTCATTGAAG GATTTTGAGGAAGGATGTTTTCTGCTCACAAAATGTGATGCCATTCAAACAAGTCAACAGGAAGTCTACCCTACTGACAAAGGAAGCATTATAGTATCTTTCTTGTCAGCGATGTTCAGACCTTTTGTGGAGGCTTATCAG TTAATTTTCAGATACCTCTcaaaggaagcaaaggaagcctTTACTGAGAAGCAGTTTATACCTGGAGTCCGCAACTTTGTTTTTCAGCTTCTTGAGAATG GCAACACACAGTGCTATGAGGCACTGTCTTCTGACATGCAGAAAAATGCCTTGGCAGCTCTTGTACAAGTAGGTGcagtgaagaagaagaaaat gTCCAATGGATTCACTTACAGTGTAAATCAAGAAGCTGTTAATAAAGTCCTGGGCATGTTTG aCACTAAGATACCTGTACAGAAACCTTTGGCTGCTCGACTCTGA
- the C2H1orf131 gene encoding uncharacterized protein C1orf131 homolog, with protein MGSREPCRRLEAVLGALYDLGEESRVRDGAKDREVIAGEAPAEKSLGPQPAAGSGGGAASGRRGARDFFGELRAELDAASATTPQPSAAPPAVEVVVFRGRKRKTRPNPSAGPGGASSTRSVDEGKNANEQEFNFEKARLEVHKFGITGYKKQDQRIWEQERAIMLGAKPPKKEHVNYKTYQEKMKEKKTMEDDDKRKEHKGDSLKKKKKEQERKFKRKKSVPSIWPAGQVGKFRDGTLILQSNDIKKIKSSKVIK; from the exons ATGGGGTCGCGGGAGCCGTGCCGTCGGCTGGAGGCGGTGCTCGGTGCCCTCTACGACCTGG GTGAGGAGTCCCGTGTCCGGGATGGTGCGAAGGACAGGGAAGTGATCGCAGGGGAAGCGCCGGCAGAGAAGAGCCTAGGGCCGCAGCCGGCTGCGGGCAGTGGCGGCGGGGCGGCGAGCGGGCGGCGCGGGGCCCGAGACTTCTTCGGAGAGCTGCGGGCCGAGCTGGACGCTGCCTCTGCCACTACCCCGCAGCCCTCAGCCGCGCCGCCGGCTGTGGAGGTCGTCGTGTTCCgcgggaggaagaggaaaacgCGGCCTAACCCCTCGGCAGGACCCGGGG gggcatcctcaactagatcag tggatgaaggaaaaaatgcGAATGAACAAGAATTTAACTTTGAAAAA GCTCGTCTGGAAGTGCACAAGTTTGGAATCACTGGCTACAAGAAGCAGGACCAACGTATATGGGAACAGGAGCGTGCTATCATGCTGGGAGCCAAG CCCCCTAAAAAGGAACATGTGAACTACAAGACTTaccaagagaaaatgaaagagaaaaaaacaatggAGGATGATGATAAAAGAAAG GAACATAAAGGTGATTCTcttaagaagaagaagaaagaacaggagag GAAATTCAAGAGGAAGAAATCAGTGCCTAGCATTTGGCCTGCAGGACAAGTTGGAAAATTCAGAGATGGAACCTTGATTCTGCAAAGCAATgatataaagaaaattaaatcatctAAAGTTATCAAATGA